CCCCCCCCCCCCCCCCCCGCCCCCCCCCCCCCCCCCCCCCCGGGCGCCCGGCGGGCGGGCGCGGCGGGGGCCCCGGGCCCGGCCCCCCCCCCCCCCCCCGCCCGGGCCGCCCGGCCCCCCCCCCCCACGGCCGAACTCCTCGGTAATCGAGCAGAAATTGCAGTAGGCCGGACATCCCCGGGTCGCCTGAACCGGGTAGACGAAATCCTGGAACGGATGGATAGCCGGATGGAACCAGCCTTCGACCAGCGACCAGTTGGGATCAGGCAGTGCACTCAACTCGGCATTGGTCAGGAACGGCCGTTCGGGATTGTGCTCCTTTTTGCCGCCGTTCCAGTACGAGATCCCCACGACCGTCGCCGGATCACGTCCTGCGGCGATCACTTCGAGCAGTTCCGGAAGTGTCTTCTCGCCCTCATTCCGGCACACGTAGTCAGCGTGGTCCAGGCACTCGTCCGGATTCAGGGTGGCGTGGGCGCCGCCCATCATCAGCGGCTTGCCCATCTTCCGGATCTGGTCGGCGATACGGAATGCCTGCGGAGCCCATGATGTCTGGGTGGAAATACCGACGACATCCGCCTTGTCCACCATCCAGGGGGCGAACGGCGTTATCTGCTCG
The window above is part of the Deltaproteobacteria bacterium genome. Proteins encoded here:
- a CDS encoding cobalamin-dependent protein (Presence of a B(12) (cobalamin)-binding domain implies dependence on cobalamin itself, in one of its several forms, or in some unusual lineages, dependence on a cobalamin-like analog.): MGTAHLGLQLLGEICRQMGHEVHIYDEQITPFAPWMVDKADVVGISTQTSWAPQAFRIADQIRKMGKPLMMGGAHATLNPDECLDHADYVCRNEGEKTLPELLEVIAAGRDPATVVGISYWNGGKKEHNPERPFLTNAELSALPDPNWSLVEGWFHPAIHPFQDFVYPVQATRGCPAYCNFCSITEEFGRGGGGPGGPGGGGGGGRARGPRRARPPGARGGGGGGGGGGGGG